GTCGGTGAGCATGCGCGCGACATCGTCGCGGAAGGTCGGGCCCATACCGGCGGGCAGACGCAACGCGCGGGGCTGATGGGCGTCCTCGAAGTTGTAGACGTAGCACCAGTCGTCCGGGGCAGGCATGTCCTTCGCGCGGCGCTCGAGTTCGGTGCGCGCGGTGGAGTTCCGCCCGGTGCCGCTGGTGCCGGTGATGAAGACGTTGTAGCCTTCACTGCGGATGTCGGCGCCGAAATCCAGGGCTGCGACCGCGCGCTCCTGTCCGATGGGGCCGGGGACGCCCTCCAGGCCGTCCGTGTCCTTGAACTGGAAATGCTTCAGCGGGCAGCGCCATCGCAAGTCCTTCGGCTTCAGTTCCCGTATTCTCGCCAAGACGTTTCACTCCCGGTCCGCAGATGCTGGCGCCAGTCCGAGTCGCTGTGCAGCTAGTGATAGATTGTCCGGGGGCCACGCGGATTCCTCCCTGTCCGGGGGCCGCGGCAGGATTCCTGCCCCACGCGCCCGAACTGACGGCACAGCACGCTCGGCTGAGGAAGGGTGTTTGTCCATGGAGTTCTTCGACTGCAACTGCGCCTACGGGGTGCCGATGAAGCCGCCGCTGGCCCCGGCGCTGACCCCGGACGCGATCATCGCCGAGATGGACCTGTGCGGTATCGGGCGTGCGCTGGTGCGCAACCTCGCCGTCTCGGACCAGACGCCCGAGGTGGGCAATCCGCTCACCTCGCACGACCTCGCCGGCCAGGATCGCCTGACCCCTACGTGGGCTATCCTCCCGCCGCAGACAGAGGAACTCGGGACGGTCGAGGAGTTCCTGCGCCACATGGACGAAGCCGGCGTGCGGTCCCTGTGGGCCTTCCCCGCCGACCACCGTTACCTGCTGAACACCACGACCTTCGGGGAGCTATTCGACGAGATGGTCGCCCGTGAGATCCCACTCTTCCTGCCCCGCCAGCAGACCAGTGGCGGCCTGGACGCCTACGCCACGGCGGACGCGGTGCTGCGGGACTTCCCGAACCTGCATCTCATCATCGTGGGCCAGGGCCCGTGGGGCGAGGACCGCCTCTTCCGCCCGCTCATGGCGCGCTTCCCGAACTTCGGGGTGGACACCTCACGCTACGAGCTGGACGGCGGGATAGCGGAGGTCGTGAAGAAGTACGGCCCGCACCGTCTCTACTTCGGCACGAACTTCCCGCACACCCCGATGGGCGGCCCCATGCTGACGCTGCTGCACGCGGAGATCACGGACGAGGAGCGGGAATGGGTGGCGGGAGGGAACCTGAGGAGGCTGCTGGGGCTGCAGCCGTTGTCGTAGGAGCGCCGGCTTCCAGCCGGCAGCTGTTGGGTCGTGACGCCCGACCATAGGCTCGGACCACACACAGGATGACAACCATGAACCCACTCACCCAATCATTCCTCACCGCCGGCCGTTCGCCTGACTGCCCGGTCATCAACACCCACGCCCACTTCGGGCCGTACAAGGCCATCTACTTCCCCCGCTGCGCCCCTGAGCGCGTGATCGAGATGATGGATGGCGCCGGGATACGCTGGCTCATCGCGGCGGCGCATGAGGCCCTGGTGGATACCCAACTGGGCAACCGCAACTATGCCGCCATCATCGCGCGCTATCCCGACCGGCTGAAGGGCTACTGGGCCATCAACCCGCTGTACCCCGACCGCGTGCGGCAGGAAGTGGCTGAGTTCGAGCAGTGCGACGGCTTCGTGGGCTTCAAGTTCCTGTCCGACTACTACCAGTACCCGATCACCGGCGACCACTACAAGCCCGCGCTGGAGTATGCCGAGGCGCACGGGCTGCCTATCCTGCTGCACACCTGGGGTGGCAGCAGCTTCGACGGGCCGGGGCTGTGGCGGCAGGTGGCCGAGGCCTACCCGCACGTCACCTTCCTGATGGGCCACTCGGGCTACGGCGAATGGCAACTGGCCTGTGAGATCGCCCGCGACTACCCGAACGTGGTTCTGGAACTGACCGCCGCCTATGCGGTGCGCGGGGTGCTTCGGCTCATGGTGGACATCGCCGGCAGCGAGAAGATCACCTTCGGCGACGACCATCCCTGGTTCGACCCGCGCTATGGCATCGGCTGCGTGCTGTTCTCGGGCTTGACCGAGGACGACTGCCGCAACATCCTGTACCGCAACGCCCAGCGCATCTTCGGCCTGGGGGCCTAGGGCGTCGCTCGTCTGCTGAGACGGTCGGCCGTGCATCCCATGGAGAAGCGGGAGCCGACTGGTGGGCGAGGCCGCTTCTCGCGGAGTTGAGCGCCATGCCGCGACCCGCACGCACCTGCAGACTGCCCGGCTTGCTCCTCCTGTCGCTCCTCGCCGGGGCGCTGACTGCCCCCACAGCGGCACAGGTCACCGCTGTCACCGCCGGCGCGGTGGACCTGACAGCGCCCCGTGACTCCACGCGGGACGCCGTGCTCGCCTATGGCCTGGGCTTTCCCTTCCAGGTCGCACCCGGCCGGGCGGCGGTCTTTGGCAATGTGCGCGTTGAGGGGGTGGACATGTGGGACTACGAGAACGGCACCGATGCCATCCTGTTCGACGACCTCGCCACGATCCACGCCGACGGGGCCGTCACGCTTTCGCGCAACGAGCGCGAGCAGGGCCCCGACGGCAAGGCGCGCCTGGTGCTCAAGTTCCCGATGATCGGCGGCTTCGTCCCGCTGGGGGCGAAGCGGGCAGACGGCACGCCCCACCCCCATGCCGGCACGGGCTTCGGCCTCTGCCAGGCCATCTCGTTCCCCATCAACGACAAGGGGCACTTCAGTTGGAGCGACAAGTTCGTCCATCGCTGCGAGGTGCACCAGTTCACCTACGACGGCCGGCGCTTCGGGTCGGTACGCTCCGCATCGGGTCTGGAGCAGCCCTACCCCATGGCCGGGGCGTGGCGGATCAGCGC
The genomic region above belongs to bacterium and contains:
- a CDS encoding amidohydrolase — translated: MEFFDCNCAYGVPMKPPLAPALTPDAIIAEMDLCGIGRALVRNLAVSDQTPEVGNPLTSHDLAGQDRLTPTWAILPPQTEELGTVEEFLRHMDEAGVRSLWAFPADHRYLLNTTTFGELFDEMVAREIPLFLPRQQTSGGLDAYATADAVLRDFPNLHLIIVGQGPWGEDRLFRPLMARFPNFGVDTSRYELDGGIAEVVKKYGPHRLYFGTNFPHTPMGGPMLTLLHAEITDEEREWVAGGNLRRLLGLQPLS
- a CDS encoding amidohydrolase family protein, with product MNPLTQSFLTAGRSPDCPVINTHAHFGPYKAIYFPRCAPERVIEMMDGAGIRWLIAAAHEALVDTQLGNRNYAAIIARYPDRLKGYWAINPLYPDRVRQEVAEFEQCDGFVGFKFLSDYYQYPITGDHYKPALEYAEAHGLPILLHTWGGSSFDGPGLWRQVAEAYPHVTFLMGHSGYGEWQLACEIARDYPNVVLELTAAYAVRGVLRLMVDIAGSEKITFGDDHPWFDPRYGIGCVLFSGLTEDDCRNILYRNAQRIFGLGA